A stretch of the Vitis vinifera cultivar Pinot Noir 40024 chromosome 16, ASM3070453v1 genome encodes the following:
- the LOC100267817 gene encoding probable xyloglucan endotransglucosylase/hydrolase protein 27 — MAVVNKNHDFRKMNPLEKRLSKEQRNLEISLDQKTGSELVSSNIFLHGYFSASIKLPRSQGTVGVVVAFDSMNQDRYSKNQDEVTFEILGNVKGKEWAVQTNVHGNTTIRNSTSKGREERYTLRFDPSADFHKYSIFWTENHIIFYVDDVPIRLFMRIKAIGNYFIASPMYVHGSIWDTSDWTTDGGKQKVDYRYGPFTATKRLKQLAQTITGSPPKNLGLDNSVSDAVKGVSLSSHLVDTLYATPPAPSPAPSTEPHDYTGPSPSPYANLSASYPSVLSPDTHHA, encoded by the exons ATGGCAGTAGTAAATAAGAATCATGATTTTCGAAAAATGAACCCTTTGGAAAAACGTCTGTCTAAGGAACAAAG GAACTTGGAGATCAGTCTGGATCAAAAGACTGGTTCTGAGCTTGtctcttcaaatattttccTCCATGGATACTTCAGTGCCTCCATTAAACTACCAAGAAGCCAGGGCACTGTAGGAGTTGTGGTTGCGTTTGATTCCATGAATCAAGATAGATACAGCAAGAACCAGGACGAAGTGACCTTCGAGATCTTAGGAAACGTCAAAGGCAAAGAGTGGGCGGTTCAGACCAATGTTCATGGCAATACAACCATCAGAAACAGCACCAGTAAAGGAAGAGAAGAGCGCTACACCCTCCGGTTCGACCCATCTGCAGATTTTCACAAGTACAGTATCTTCTGGACTGAAAACcatatcatattttatgttgATGATGTCCCCATAAGATTGTTCATGAGGATAAAAGCCATAGGAAACTACTTCATCGCTAGTCCAATGTATGTGCATGGCTCAATATGGGACACGTCAGATTGGACCACTGATGGAGGAAAACAGAAAGTGGATTACAGGTATGGCCCATTTACTGCTACAA AAAGATTGAAGCAGTTGGCTCAAACAATTACGGGCTCCCCTCCAAAGAATCTTGGCCTGGATAACTCAGTCTCTGATGCAGTTAAGGGAGTTAGTTTATCTTCTCATCTGGTAGATACACTTTATGCAACCCCTCCTGCCCCTTCTCCAGCTCCATCTACAGAACCACATGATTATACAGGACCATCTCCTTCCCCATATGCCAATCTTTCTGCATCATACCCTTCAGTTCTATCACCTGACACCCATCATGCCTGA